A portion of the Paenibacillus marchantiae genome contains these proteins:
- a CDS encoding LacI family DNA-binding transcriptional regulator produces MGKITIKDVAREAGVSISTVSNALNGVDVLNPETKSHVLKVAERLNYVPNLNGKLLKSGQTKMLGFFTTSVSGPYFYKLVESMSRECDRLGYGLNVFVTKDKQVIMSNILGRRVDGVIIYEELRIDEQDIVAMEKDKIKAVFLDRVYQSDTMGSVIFDSYVAGYEATKYLIGLGHKKIAYISGVDTMFDSNQRRDGYLAALREYQLPLDDDYILQGYFEEEGTYSAVKSFLHLHPAKLPDAFLAGNDVSAIGCIHALKSHGFEVPQDVSVVGFDDIDIAQYFSPPLSTVRNQIARQGILAINHLVRMIKKKEHGVSQKLAGELIIRGSSHVKMDRSDFLT; encoded by the coding sequence TACGGTTTCCAACGCCTTGAACGGCGTGGATGTCTTAAACCCAGAGACCAAATCACATGTCCTGAAGGTGGCAGAGCGTTTAAACTACGTTCCCAACTTGAACGGCAAGCTGCTAAAATCCGGGCAAACCAAAATGCTGGGCTTTTTCACCACAAGTGTGTCGGGTCCATACTTTTATAAGCTGGTTGAATCCATGTCTCGCGAATGCGATCGTCTGGGCTACGGGCTGAATGTGTTTGTGACCAAGGATAAGCAGGTCATTATGAGTAATATTCTGGGACGGCGTGTGGATGGCGTTATCATCTACGAAGAACTGCGGATTGATGAGCAGGATATTGTCGCTATGGAGAAAGACAAGATTAAGGCTGTGTTTCTGGATCGGGTCTATCAGAGCGATACTATGGGAAGCGTCATATTTGACTCTTATGTAGCGGGTTACGAAGCAACCAAGTATTTAATTGGACTGGGGCACAAGAAAATTGCTTACATATCCGGCGTGGACACCATGTTTGACAGTAATCAGCGTAGAGATGGATATTTGGCCGCTTTGCGTGAGTACCAGCTTCCGTTGGATGATGATTACATCTTACAGGGATATTTTGAGGAAGAGGGCACCTACAGTGCTGTAAAATCTTTTCTTCATCTGCATCCTGCCAAGCTGCCTGATGCTTTTCTTGCAGGAAATGATGTGAGTGCAATCGGCTGCATCCATGCGTTGAAGTCTCATGGCTTCGAGGTTCCTCAAGATGTAAGTGTAGTAGGCTTCGATGATATTGATATTGCCCAATATTTTTCCCCGCCATTAAGTACCGTACGAAACCAGATTGCAAGGCAGGGTATCCTGGCGATCAATCACCTGGTTCGCATGATCAAGAAGAAGGAACATGGGGTTTCACAAAAACTGGCGGGTGAACTTATCATACGGGGCTCAAGTCATGTGAAGATGGACCGGAGTGATTTTTTAACATAA